The genomic segment CATAGCGAGTCGCGGATTTTCAGGATCCGCTTTCATGTAAAAAGCTTTTATGTGCGAAGGAAATCTGTGAATGCAAACAGGGGATTGGGAAATTTTAGAAATCTCGGTCTCTTCAGGCGCGCCGTAATCTGCCCCCCACTCTATTGAAAATCCTCTGTCTTTCAAAATTTTGACGCTTTCATCGTATGAAATCCTCTTGAAAGGGGCTTTGACAGCCTCAAGAGGTGCCGTGTCTCTTTCGAGAAGGGCAAAATCGAGTCTGTTTTTATCCAAAACTCTTTGGAGAATGTGCAATATAAGGTTTTGAGATGAGTCCATTATGGATTCAATATCCGCGAAAATCCATTCGGGTTCAACTTGCCAGAATTCTGTGAGATGCCTTCTGGTTTTGGATTTTTCAGCCCTGAACACAGGGCCGAAACAGTAGACTTTTTCAAGAGCAAGAGCGTTCGCTTCATTGTAAAGCTGTCCACTCTGGGACAAATACACTTGCGTGTCGAAATAATCCACTTTGAAAAGAGTAGTCGTTCCTTCGCAAGCCGATGGTGTGAAAATAGGCGTATCGACACAGTAAAAACCTTCTTTTTGGAAAAAATCTCTTATGGCTTCTATTATCGAGGATCTTACCCTCATAATCGCAGATTGTCTGGGTGAACGAAGCCAGAGATGTCTCAGGGACAAAAGAAAATCCGGTCCGCTGGGTTTTCTCGGTATGGGATATTCTCCGAAAGGTTCTGATATGGTTTCAATTTCCCTGAGAACTATCTCGTAGCCGAATTTTGCTTTTTCTTGCGCGACGACTTTTCCTTTGGCTTTTATAGCGCTCTCCACTGGAAGGTGTCCGCATTTATCGAAGACTTCATCTGTGACTTCATCCTTGATGACTGTTATCTGGCAGACCCCTGAGCCGTCTCTCGCCTGCAGGAAATGGATTTGACCGGAGCTTCTCTTACCGGTCAGCCAGCAAAAAACTTCAACATCTTTTCCTTCATAAGCGGAAATTTCCGAAAACCGCATATTGACCTCCAAATATTGTGATCAGGGCGAAAAAAGAGGAACAGTGATTTCACCTCTCGGAATATTATACACAAATAGTTTTTGCTGTTCAACCATTTCGTAAAATTTGTATATTCCGTTGATTTTCTCTATGAATATTTTTTTCAAAACCGATTCTTCGACATTCGAGACACCCAAAACTTTGAAATCAAGCGCTATTTTTGCCATGTGGTAGGATTTGTGGTATCCGAATTTGTACCCTTGCTTTAAATGTTCCAGGACATCCACCGGGCTGTCAAACGCAG from the candidate division WOR-3 bacterium genome contains:
- the asnS gene encoding asparagine--tRNA ligase, with the translated sequence MRFSEISAYEGKDVEVFCWLTGKRSSGQIHFLQARDGSGVCQITVIKDEVTDEVFDKCGHLPVESAIKAKGKVVAQEKAKFGYEIVLREIETISEPFGEYPIPRKPSGPDFLLSLRHLWLRSPRQSAIMRVRSSIIEAIRDFFQKEGFYCVDTPIFTPSACEGTTTLFKVDYFDTQVYLSQSGQLYNEANALALEKVYCFGPVFRAEKSKTRRHLTEFWQVEPEWIFADIESIMDSSQNLILHILQRVLDKNRLDFALLERDTAPLEAVKAPFKRISYDESVKILKDRGFSIEWGADYGAPEETEISKISQSPVCIHRFPSHIKAFYMKADPENPRLAMGVDLIAPEGYGEIVGGGVREERIEVLEEKIKEHDLPREDFEWYLDLRRYGSVPHGGFGLGLERTVAWICGIQHVRESVAFPRMMDRIRP